ACGCCCGGGGCCGCGCCGGAGCCGCGCGGCGATCGTGGCGTTGCTGAGCATCACGGTCGCCGCGCTTGGGCTCTTCGCGTGGAAAGCCCAGCCGGAGGCGAGTACGCGATTCGACGATGTCGACTTGCGTAGTCTCCGCGTGTCGGCGGCTCGGCGAATTGCCGCCGATGAGTCGTTCGAACTCGATCCGGCCATCTCTCCGGACGGGCTGAACATTGCCTACGTGGCCGGCGACGAGGGCGCGATGCGCCTTTACCTTCGTCAGCGCGACGGGAGCCAGGCAGTGCCGATCGCGGCCTCCGTGGCGGGTGATCAGCGTCTACCGCGCTGGTCGCCGGATGGTACGTCGATCGCCTTTCAGGCGGACGGCGGTGTCTGGGTCGTGCCCGCTCTTGGCGGCACCGCGCGGCTGGTGCTGGCGCCCCGGCCCAACGACAAGTGGTTCGCGTCGTCGCCCGTCTGGTCGCCCGACGGACAAGAGCTGGCCTGGGTGACCGGCGATACGATTTTTCGTATGCCGGTCAGCGGGGGTACGCGCCGCGTGATCGCGACCGGCGCCACCCAGATCCACGGACTCGCGTGGTCTCCCGATGGACGGTGGCTCGCCGCTGTGTCGGGGAATGCGGAGTTTACGATCGGCAATCGTGCGTATCAGTCGACGCTCGGCGTGGCCATCGGGAATCTGGGGCCGAGCGCCATTGTCCTGATCGCCACGGCCAACCCGCCGTCGGGGCGTGACGCCGCGCGCCCGGTGCGTGTCCTAGTGCCACCCACGACGTTGAATGCCAGTCCCGTGTGGCTCGATCAGCGCACGTTGATCTTCGTCTCGAATCGCGGTGGCACCCGCGATCTCTTTGCCGCGCACATTACGGACGACGGGACGCTGCGCGGTGAGGTCGAACGCATCACCGCCGGCCTCGACGTGCACAGCGTCTCGGCGTCGCGCGACGGTCGTCAATTGGCGTACGCGGTGTTTCGCCAGCTGACGAACATCTGGTCGATCCCGATTCCTCGCGACGCACCGGCGACACTCGCCGCCGCCACGCGCGTGACGCAGGGCACGCAGGTCGTCGAGGGCATGGCCGTGTCGCGCGATGGCCGCTGGCTGGCGTACGACGCGAATGTCGCCGGACAGCAGGACATCTTTCGCCTCGCGCTGCGCGACGGGGCCCCAGTCAATCGCGAGGCCGAGCGTATCGTGTCATCGCCGGTCGATGATTTTCACCCCACCTGGTCGCCCGACGGCCAGTGGATTGCGTACTACACCTTTCGGGGCAACGTACGTCGCGCCGCGTACGTGCCCGCCGGCGGCGGAACGACGCGCCTCGTGCACCCCAACGATGAGGCGTTGGAAGAGTTCTCCCCAGCGTGGACCGCCGATGGCAAGGGCCTGCTGTTTTTTCGCGGTTCCGGTCAGTACGGGGACCTTTATCGCACGGACCGGCTGGACGACACCACGTGGGGGCCCACGCGGCGCGTGACAACGGCCGGCGCAGGCGCCGCCTCCTACATCGGCGATGGGCGGCAGATCGTGTACTTCTCGGCGCCCGGCACGATTCGCCTCGCCGATAGCAGCTTTCGAGAAAGTACCTCGCGGGTGCTGCTGTCGCCCGACACACGCGGGCCAGTGATGACCACGAGCGGGGCGGTCACCGGCGATGGAACGGCGATCATCGTGAAAGGCCAGGATGCGACCGGGATTGGTTTCTGGTCGTACCCGCTGCAAAACGGCGCGTTGGGGGCGCCGCGAGTACTCCTGCGCTTCGATGATCCGCGTCGGACTTCACCGCGGCCGGAGTTCACGATGGACGCCCGGTTCCTGTACTTCACCCTGACCGAGCGTGAAGCCGACGTATGGTCATTGCAGTTGGAGCGACGCTGAGTCCTCGCCGCTGAGCCGCGGCGCCTCCGCACTCCGGAGGTAACCGATTGCCTGCATGCGTCTTACGCCGGAGACTCGGCGGTGATTTTCCGATGCGCGCGCGTCCTAGCTTCGTGAGTGTCCAGCCGTTCTCTCCGTCTCTGGCCCCACGTGCCCATGGGCATCACCATCGATCATCTCTCCGTCGATCACCTGATCTCGGTGATTCAGGACTTTACCGACGCGCGCGGTGCATACCACGGCGTTGGTGAACAGGGCCGGATTCGCGAGCTCGGCTTCGATGGCCTGACCCGCATGATCACGGTGCGCTGGGAGCGAGAAGGACAGGACGACACCATGTGGTTCGCGCTCGCGTCGACGACCGGTCCGGGTAACGGGCGCATGCGCGAGTACTTCGCGCTTGGCGAGTACGTTCGCCCTGACATCGAGGGGAAGCGCTGGATTCCGGGCGTCGGCCACGTGCCCGTGATGCCCGACATTCCCCCCGTGCGGAACGACGTGGTTCGCAGCTATGCCCGTTATGGGGACGCGATGGAACGCGTGTGGGCCCTGGCGGCGCGGCAGCGGTTCGATGAGGCCGAAGAACAAGTGATAGCCATGCTCAACGCGAAGGATCGTCGCGGCGACCTGTGCGCGCCCGTCGCCAGCGATCTCTGCGCGCACGCGCGCACGCATGCCTTCGACCTCGACCTGACGGTACACCACTGGCTCCGCGAGCGCGGCATATCGCTCTGGTATGCCTGGGGCGCGCAGGCCAGCAGTGGCGGCGAAGGCGCCGCGCGCGCCACCGATATTCGCGCCGCCGAACGGGCGTTTCTCGACCTCGACCGGAAACTCGGACGATGACCCTTCACTCGCTATTCAGCCTGGGTGCCTTCGCCATGATGTTCTCGGTGCAACCCCGACTCACGGAGCGCCCGCTCGCCGACCTCGGTACGATCACGCTCCCGACAAGCCTCAAGAACGAAGGAAACCGGGCGATCGTCGAGGAGCAGGAGAGTCGTCTGACGTTTCAATTCTCGTCGACCTACTTCTGGGCGTCGATGGGCAGCACCACGACGTATAAGCAACTCATGATCGTGTCGATCATGGCGCCCGACGCGACGGACGCCGAGTATGCGGCGCTACCGCGGTACATGGCCATGCGCTACGAGCCGCGGCAGCAGTCGACGACCCGCGTCGTCGGATCCGGCACGCTGCGGATGACCGAGGGGATCTATTCGCGGGGCAACCTCAGCGAACCCGCCGTCGAGTACATCTACAGCGACCGCGCACGGCGATTGCAAATCGCGTGGCACGCCGTGAAGAAGGAAGTGAAGCCCAACGACGTGCTCGCGCAGCTGCCACGGATCGCGCAGTCATTCCAGCTCGTTCGAGATCCGCTGGCCCGCTTTGCCGCGATGCGCGCGGCGCCGGGCAAGGAGGCGGAAGAGCGCGCGCGCCGCCTGGCGACCGCGAAGGCAATGCTGCAGCGCGAAGGCTACACGGCGTTGGTGCCGGGCAAGCCCGTGCTGCGCAACGGCGTCTATCTGGAATGGATGGCGGAGCCCGAACCCCGCTACCAACTGCTCGTGCCGCTCGGTCGCGTGCGTGGGCCCGCCAATGGGTCCGTGGTGGGTCGTCCTCGCCCTGTGCAACGCGGTGTTGGTGACGCGACCGATCAGCGGATCGCACGGTCGATGGGGTGGCGCGAAGTCAGCGAAGGCGAATGGCTGTTCAACAATCAGGAGAACGAATACCTCCCGCTGGCCGGCATTGGTGCCGTGCTCGCGGCGATGCAGCACGATCGGCAGTTCGTGTACTTCTACTATACCGCCAGCGTGCGGATCGAAGAGCAAGAAGACGACACGCGGCTCACCTCGCTGCGCTGGTTCCTCGATGAGCTTCCCGAGGTGCACCGCCGCTGGCGCGCGGGCACCCTCGTGACCCCTGGCGTTCCGGAGAAAGACTAATGGCACGCGCAATCACGATGCTGATCTTTGGCGGCTTCGGCGTGATGTTCCTGTACGTCGGGCTGACCCAGTTTCTGCAGCAGCGCCGAAGCCTGGCGAACGCGGTGGAAATCGTGGCGACCATCGCGTACTCCGCGGTGCATACCAGCACCAGCGCGGATACCGACGGTCGGCTCATCAGCAGCAACAGTACCACCACGCATCGACCGGACCTGCGATTCACCTACGTCGTGGCGGGGAAGGCGTACGAGAGCGACCTGCTGTATCCGACGATCATCGTACGCGGCTACGCGTCGAGAGAGGCGGTCGAGGAGGTGCTCGCGCCGTATCCGGTGAACGCGACCGTGCCGGCGTACGTGGACCCGTCGCACCCCGGCGAGGCGTTCCTGATCGCCGAGCGCAGCAGCGCGCCGATCGTGTTCTTGGT
This region of Gemmatimonas groenlandica genomic DNA includes:
- a CDS encoding BTAD domain-containing putative transcriptional regulator, coding for MIRIRLFGGLSVARDDQRLPAPSATQPRRLAILATIAQSGERGVSRDRLVELFWPDGSEEVARRGLTQALYALRTGLDDEQLLLGVQELRLNRDVATCDVLEYADAIDGGELERAARLYSGPFLDGFRVPGLADFDRRIEEQRAELARRHETLLERLAVNATKRGETDQAVDWWRQRASMDPFSGRIAEAYMRARAAAGDRIGAIRHARVHEQLVAQEFGTEAAASVTALAEQLRAELETPGPPPAAPATIAETPRASSEPLPVPVMPVPMPLPVPEARPAESPTMHAAAPIAPIAQPARPGPRRSRAAIVALLSITVAALGLFAWKAQPEASTRFDDVDLRSLRVSAARRIAADESFELDPAISPDGLNIAYVAGDEGAMRLYLRQRDGSQAVPIAASVAGDQRLPRWSPDGTSIAFQADGGVWVVPALGGTARLVLAPRPNDKWFASSPVWSPDGQELAWVTGDTIFRMPVSGGTRRVIATGATQIHGLAWSPDGRWLAAVSGNAEFTIGNRAYQSTLGVAIGNLGPSAIVLIATANPPSGRDAARPVRVLVPPTTLNASPVWLDQRTLIFVSNRGGTRDLFAAHITDDGTLRGEVERITAGLDVHSVSASRDGRQLAYAVFRQLTNIWSIPIPRDAPATLAAATRVTQGTQVVEGMAVSRDGRWLAYDANVAGQQDIFRLALRDGAPVNREAERIVSSPVDDFHPTWSPDGQWIAYYTFRGNVRRAAYVPAGGGTTRLVHPNDEALEEFSPAWTADGKGLLFFRGSGQYGDLYRTDRLDDTTWGPTRRVTTAGAGAASYIGDGRQIVYFSAPGTIRLADSSFRESTSRVLLSPDTRGPVMTTSGAVTGDGTAIIVKGQDATGIGFWSYPLQNGALGAPRVLLRFDDPRRTSPRPEFTMDARFLYFTLTEREADVWSLQLERR
- a CDS encoding DUF3592 domain-containing protein, encoding MARAITMLIFGGFGVMFLYVGLTQFLQQRRSLANAVEIVATIAYSAVHTSTSADTDGRLISSNSTTTHRPDLRFTYVVAGKAYESDLLYPTIIVRGYASREAVEEVLAPYPVNATVPAYVDPSHPGEAFLIAERSSAPIVFLVLALLVPLVAWFVSKYI